A single genomic interval of Tsukamurella paurometabola harbors:
- a CDS encoding helix-turn-helix domain-containing protein produces MYDGEAFEIVELATAKGVVDVLGKSAAGQYMRVGLAELLSSVRGRVLPTGPGVSSTDATEPAGVIFGELSAAELQKVTERAGHVREILTGYRSGSAETASKGEPRPEFSGDRPLTDRYAAKARELGVGLRSVERWVSKFRTEGPAGLVDARRTREAEPFPSVDRRWLDTAVEVMVEHATESKPSRTMVMARAEARVLARFGEGVVAIPSRTNAFRVLEYLEQRYPTFRLSAKRNRDIAERPEGVYGKLRPTRPGEYMLMDTTRLDVFGLDPLTLRWVQVELTVAMDWYTRCITGLRLTPVSTKSVDVATVMYEVFSPRPAGADWPEYAVWPAHGVPRSVLVDVTAERPADAAAGPAIVPETLVVDHGKVYLSNHVMSVCQRFGISVQPARLRTGRDKGPVERFFRTIREDLLQALPGYKGPDVHSRGEDPEGGAFFYIDELESIIREWVAQVYHHRQHSSLLDPRVPGLRMSPAAMFEHGVSRAGYIEAPRDPDLAFEFLKPVWRKILHYGVEIGGRRYNGDGLNGYRNLASRFTGEAKGRWPIHCDPDDITKVYFRRPDERTWHTLVWEHAPSIDMPFSEDALLYARKLAASKYRFPNDRLAVADLLERWNIGLGSTRVERRIALRMSRETELSQRPQGEARVDRLPSVARVLAPDQDESDVQAEDTAIDRGLDYAGEEGDDDRFDQENIDDFYSDALEDV; encoded by the coding sequence ATGTACGACGGCGAGGCGTTCGAGATCGTGGAGCTCGCCACGGCTAAGGGCGTCGTCGATGTGCTGGGGAAAAGCGCTGCAGGGCAGTACATGCGAGTTGGCCTCGCGGAGTTGCTGTCTTCGGTCCGGGGTCGGGTCCTCCCGACCGGCCCTGGCGTTTCGAGCACTGATGCAACCGAGCCTGCAGGCGTCATCTTCGGTGAGTTGTCCGCGGCAGAGCTTCAGAAGGTGACGGAACGCGCGGGGCACGTACGCGAGATTCTTACCGGGTACAGATCTGGCAGCGCGGAGACTGCGAGCAAGGGGGAGCCCAGGCCGGAGTTTTCCGGCGACCGCCCGCTCACTGACCGCTACGCAGCGAAGGCGCGCGAACTGGGCGTCGGCTTGCGATCTGTGGAGCGGTGGGTGTCCAAGTTCCGCACTGAAGGGCCCGCAGGCCTGGTAGACGCGCGACGTACGAGAGAGGCGGAGCCCTTCCCGTCTGTCGATCGGCGGTGGTTAGACACAGCTGTCGAAGTCATGGTTGAGCACGCCACCGAGTCGAAACCGTCCCGCACGATGGTGATGGCACGCGCGGAGGCACGGGTCTTGGCGCGATTCGGAGAAGGGGTCGTCGCCATCCCGTCTCGGACAAATGCTTTCCGCGTTCTCGAGTATCTGGAACAGCGCTATCCCACATTTCGACTGTCTGCCAAGCGAAATCGCGACATCGCTGAGCGGCCAGAAGGCGTGTACGGCAAGCTCCGTCCAACTCGGCCTGGCGAGTACATGCTGATGGACACAACCAGGCTCGATGTCTTCGGGCTCGATCCTCTGACGCTGCGATGGGTGCAGGTCGAACTGACCGTCGCGATGGACTGGTACACCCGCTGCATCACCGGGTTGCGATTGACCCCGGTTTCCACGAAATCGGTTGATGTAGCGACCGTGATGTACGAGGTTTTCAGCCCACGTCCGGCCGGCGCGGACTGGCCGGAATACGCGGTGTGGCCAGCTCACGGAGTACCGCGGTCGGTACTTGTAGATGTCACCGCGGAGCGGCCAGCGGATGCGGCCGCTGGACCAGCTATTGTCCCTGAGACACTGGTCGTGGACCATGGCAAGGTCTACCTCTCGAACCACGTGATGAGTGTGTGCCAGCGCTTCGGGATTTCGGTGCAGCCAGCTCGGCTCCGAACCGGCCGCGACAAAGGGCCAGTTGAGCGGTTCTTTCGTACTATTCGTGAAGATCTCCTCCAGGCCTTGCCGGGGTACAAGGGACCTGATGTCCACTCGCGCGGCGAGGATCCTGAGGGCGGAGCGTTCTTCTACATCGACGAGCTCGAAAGCATCATCCGCGAGTGGGTTGCGCAGGTCTACCACCACCGCCAGCATTCGAGCCTGCTCGACCCGCGAGTTCCGGGCTTACGTATGTCGCCCGCCGCGATGTTCGAGCACGGTGTTTCTCGCGCCGGATACATTGAGGCGCCTCGCGATCCGGACCTGGCATTCGAGTTCCTCAAGCCGGTATGGCGGAAAATTCTTCACTACGGTGTCGAGATCGGAGGCCGCCGCTACAACGGAGACGGGCTCAACGGCTACCGTAACCTCGCGAGCCGGTTCACCGGCGAGGCCAAGGGACGATGGCCGATCCACTGCGATCCCGACGACATCACCAAGGTGTACTTCCGGCGCCCAGATGAGCGGACCTGGCACACATTGGTGTGGGAGCACGCACCGTCGATCGATATGCCGTTCAGCGAGGATGCACTGCTCTACGCAAGGAAGCTAGCAGCATCGAAGTACCGATTCCCCAACGACCGCCTTGCGGTAGCTGACTTGTTGGAGCGGTGGAACATCGGCCTGGGCTCGACCCGAGTGGAACGGCGCATTGCATTGAGAATGTCACGCGAGACCGAACTGTCGCAGCGACCGCAGGGCGAAGCGCGTGTGGATCGACTGCCGTCGGTCGCCCGCGTGCTCGCTCCCGACCAGGACGAAAGCGATGTGCAAGCAGAGGACACCGCGATTGATCGCGGTCTCGACTACGCCGGCGAGGAAGGTGACGACGATCGATTCGACCAGGAAAACATCGATGACTTCTACTCCGACGCGCTGGAGGACGTATGA
- a CDS encoding AAA family ATPase produces MTETAATLDNLTLARKEGWQKFVNTPARVPPEALNRDELDRLTDKERTDYDRERREWHANLGPLKTRQLVEVHENLWDVIDSNAQDGDKPKGAVAIDAVPGLGKTTAVLSFARAFHRREVAENGTTTEEGHERWPVCRVGLTGNTGLREFNRAMLAFYAHPGGRRGNAADFAHRALDCVLACETKILIVDDLHFLRLQSTSGVEVSNHFKYIANEFPLTVIFAGVGLEARGLFSEGSSDRDALLAQTGRRTTRLTMDPFGVTNDAGRRAWRQTLKAIEQRVVLAEKYPGMIADDLSDYLYARCTGQIGSLMTLINRGCQRAVRTGYERLDEELLDRVKIDEASEKAREELRLAFDNGCLRTRIGRAG; encoded by the coding sequence ATGACCGAAACCGCCGCGACACTCGACAATCTGACCCTCGCCCGAAAGGAAGGGTGGCAGAAGTTCGTCAACACCCCCGCACGTGTTCCACCGGAGGCGTTGAACCGCGATGAACTCGACAGACTGACCGACAAGGAGCGCACCGACTACGACCGTGAGCGCCGCGAGTGGCACGCGAACCTCGGGCCCCTCAAGACCAGACAGCTGGTCGAGGTGCACGAAAACCTCTGGGATGTCATCGACTCCAACGCCCAGGACGGAGACAAACCGAAAGGCGCCGTTGCGATCGACGCAGTACCCGGACTAGGGAAGACCACCGCGGTATTGAGCTTCGCCCGCGCGTTCCACCGCCGCGAAGTAGCCGAGAACGGCACTACGACCGAGGAAGGTCATGAACGGTGGCCGGTGTGCCGGGTGGGACTGACCGGCAACACTGGCCTACGCGAGTTCAACCGGGCGATGCTCGCGTTCTACGCCCACCCAGGCGGCCGCCGCGGCAACGCCGCCGACTTCGCCCACCGAGCCCTGGACTGCGTGCTGGCATGCGAAACGAAGATCCTCATCGTCGATGATCTGCACTTCCTGCGGCTGCAGTCCACCTCCGGTGTCGAGGTCAGCAACCACTTCAAGTACATCGCCAACGAGTTCCCGTTGACGGTGATCTTCGCTGGCGTCGGTTTGGAGGCGCGGGGACTGTTCTCCGAGGGCAGTAGTGACCGAGATGCTCTTCTCGCGCAGACCGGCCGGCGTACAACGCGGCTGACAATGGATCCTTTCGGTGTCACCAATGATGCTGGGCGCCGGGCATGGCGTCAGACGCTCAAGGCGATCGAGCAGCGGGTGGTTCTGGCCGAAAAGTATCCGGGCATGATCGCCGACGATCTCTCTGACTACCTGTATGCCCGGTGTACCGGCCAGATCGGCTCACTGATGACCCTGATCAACCGGGGATGTCAGCGCGCGGTCCGGACTGGGTATGAGCGCCTCGACGAGGAACTGCTCGATCGGGTCAAGATCGACGAGGCATCGGAGAAGGCTCGCGAAGAACTGCGCCTGGCATTCGACAACGGCTGCCTGAGAACTCGCATCGGCAGGGCCGGATGA
- a CDS encoding TniQ family protein gives MPGEAIDSWLEAIAFRADSAWGDLLDAVDIPAPAGLGYPPWTIALSEAEVASLCAATGSDVEFSMMTLTRFDGTAVRIDSQSRSLRREVAWTRRTGSRFCPHCLRSNGGRWKLEWRLGWAFACTDHRCLLSDECPRCHRIPRRRPLPGHCTPIPGRCASPAQEGGIGREARRCGADLTAAEVLDLPGAHPALRAQALIDRIIDDGVVRFGVYARLPQPAASVLADIRAIGGRVLSYATDEELLARVGPELAVEYRAVDEQGGARSGQVRQSRTKPALEAPARAVTAAIGVSAAIDVLHCSDLAAAADRLRWLVTSARETGLSVQPTNIGWGTRISPILTGVQLAALSPMLDPSDQLRYRTHSDLPTLVTSGRAELLARHTPTQFWAGISLPFTVPAARRTMMRLALSAALQLVGTRLNLTAAGQQVGGHLAGHALSRFLQILESDQHWSDVCAGLTRVADYVVERGVPIDYQRRRALDCTGLLPDDEWRQICHRTGTPSQGGSARAAVVRAFLREELTGVPTVDGSADLLAKIAAFPRDLTPGLRDELINHARVFLDAAGIDEEPIAWEPPIELLAGLDLPGPRPGLIDRDRLRKLIRERDLPIGAAARDLGTTGEAVRLELIVNPLPVDTGRRKYASARTQLPPEALTQLYHHDRLTLRQIANRIGVSRQVIRRLLTEYEIPTIPATERAKIIIDRDWLYQQYVTNSRALPDIARELGMSTANLARWANKHEIPMRPRGGPSHTAALDAAAAAKTVPPILRTAVAAQGGRDRLERAKAASRFPTLTEAAHALGTSQATLTNQFLRLERETGGALFDRAERNRPMTLTAHGRRVIDAIRKLDGTASESPGG, from the coding sequence GTGCCGGGCGAAGCGATCGATTCCTGGCTCGAAGCGATCGCCTTCCGCGCCGACTCAGCGTGGGGAGACCTTCTCGACGCAGTCGACATACCTGCGCCTGCAGGTCTTGGGTACCCGCCCTGGACGATCGCACTCAGCGAGGCCGAAGTAGCCAGCCTGTGTGCCGCCACGGGCAGCGACGTCGAATTTTCGATGATGACCCTCACCCGGTTCGACGGGACCGCGGTGCGCATCGACTCGCAGTCGCGGAGTTTGCGCCGCGAAGTGGCATGGACCCGCCGCACCGGATCCCGCTTCTGCCCGCACTGCCTCCGAAGCAACGGCGGCCGATGGAAGCTCGAATGGCGACTCGGCTGGGCGTTTGCCTGCACCGACCATCGTTGTTTGCTGTCCGACGAATGCCCTCGCTGCCATAGAATTCCACGCCGCCGCCCGCTCCCGGGCCACTGCACCCCGATCCCCGGCCGATGTGCATCGCCGGCGCAGGAAGGAGGCATTGGACGGGAGGCCCGACGGTGCGGCGCCGATCTCACGGCTGCCGAGGTCCTCGACCTTCCTGGTGCGCACCCCGCTCTTCGGGCACAGGCCCTCATCGATCGAATCATCGACGACGGAGTCGTGCGGTTCGGGGTCTACGCGCGCCTTCCACAGCCTGCGGCTTCTGTGCTTGCCGACATTCGCGCCATCGGCGGCCGAGTACTGTCCTACGCCACCGACGAAGAGCTCTTAGCGCGAGTGGGACCCGAACTGGCGGTTGAGTACCGGGCAGTCGATGAACAAGGTGGTGCACGATCCGGACAAGTCCGACAGAGCCGCACGAAGCCGGCCCTCGAAGCGCCAGCGAGAGCCGTCACAGCTGCGATTGGCGTCAGTGCCGCGATCGACGTTCTGCACTGCTCGGACCTCGCAGCCGCAGCTGATCGCCTGCGATGGTTAGTGACCTCGGCCCGGGAGACAGGCCTCAGTGTTCAACCGACGAACATCGGCTGGGGGACGCGAATCTCACCAATCCTGACCGGTGTCCAGCTCGCCGCGCTATCCCCGATGCTCGACCCGTCCGACCAACTTCGCTACCGCACTCACTCCGACCTTCCCACCTTGGTGACCAGTGGGCGCGCAGAGCTACTAGCGCGTCACACGCCGACGCAATTTTGGGCCGGAATCAGTTTGCCCTTCACGGTCCCGGCGGCGAGGCGCACAATGATGCGCCTGGCATTGTCTGCGGCCTTACAGTTGGTGGGCACTCGGTTGAATCTGACGGCCGCTGGTCAGCAGGTCGGAGGTCACCTGGCTGGCCATGCCCTATCCCGATTCCTACAGATTCTGGAGTCCGATCAACACTGGAGCGATGTGTGCGCGGGTCTGACACGCGTTGCCGATTACGTTGTCGAGCGCGGCGTACCGATCGACTATCAGCGCCGACGGGCACTCGATTGCACCGGTTTGCTTCCGGACGATGAGTGGAGGCAGATCTGCCACCGCACCGGAACGCCGTCACAGGGCGGCTCCGCCCGGGCGGCTGTTGTTCGGGCGTTTCTTCGCGAGGAGCTCACAGGCGTCCCCACGGTTGACGGGTCCGCAGACTTGCTCGCTAAGATCGCCGCGTTTCCCCGCGATCTGACACCCGGCCTTCGGGACGAGCTGATCAACCACGCACGGGTGTTCTTGGACGCCGCGGGCATCGATGAGGAACCAATTGCCTGGGAGCCGCCAATTGAGCTCCTCGCTGGTCTCGACCTCCCTGGCCCGCGACCAGGACTGATCGACCGTGATCGCCTTCGAAAGCTCATCCGAGAACGCGACCTTCCCATCGGCGCCGCCGCCCGCGACCTCGGCACCACTGGCGAGGCGGTTCGCCTTGAGCTGATCGTCAATCCCCTCCCAGTCGATACCGGCCGCCGGAAGTACGCCAGCGCTCGAACGCAGCTCCCCCCGGAGGCTTTGACCCAGCTCTATCATCACGATCGCCTCACCTTGCGACAGATCGCTAACCGTATTGGAGTCAGTCGTCAGGTGATCCGTCGACTCCTCACCGAATACGAGATCCCGACGATCCCCGCTACCGAGCGCGCGAAGATCATCATCGACCGCGACTGGCTCTACCAGCAATATGTCACCAACAGCAGGGCCCTCCCTGACATAGCCCGAGAACTGGGCATGAGCACGGCGAACCTGGCTCGGTGGGCGAACAAACACGAGATTCCGATGAGACCCCGCGGCGGACCCAGTCACACCGCGGCCCTCGACGCCGCGGCCGCCGCGAAAACGGTGCCGCCGATCTTGCGCACAGCTGTTGCGGCCCAGGGCGGGCGCGACCGACTGGAACGGGCGAAAGCAGCATCGCGATTCCCCACGCTGACCGAGGCTGCACACGCGTTAGGAACCAGCCAGGCAACCCTCACGAACCAGTTTCTCCGGCTCGAACGCGAGACCGGCGGAGCTCTGTTCGACCGTGCCGAGCGCAATCGCCCTATGACCCTGACCGCCCACGGACGGAGGGTGATCGACGCCATTCGAAAGCTGGACGGAACTGCTAGCGAGTCTCCCGGTGGGTAA
- a CDS encoding AbrB/MazE/SpoVT family DNA-binding domain-containing protein, which produces MAKASGVRQPSWVRIGVVADQRIVEIIPTRGPRGTKPSVRGNPDRPRRLRTSRQIALPAAVLDSVGLDIGSVVAFLALEDRIHLFAASRVIAPEPAPVGEEDQ; this is translated from the coding sequence GTGGCGAAGGCGTCCGGAGTGCGGCAGCCTTCGTGGGTCCGGATCGGTGTCGTCGCCGACCAGAGGATCGTCGAGATCATTCCCACTCGCGGCCCGCGCGGGACGAAGCCGTCCGTACGAGGTAACCCGGATCGTCCGCGGCGGCTGCGGACGTCGCGACAGATCGCGCTGCCGGCGGCGGTCCTCGACTCGGTCGGTCTGGACATTGGGAGCGTCGTGGCGTTCCTGGCCCTGGAGGACCGCATTCATCTGTTCGCCGCGTCGCGGGTCATCGCGCCGGAGCCCGCGCCCGTGGGAGAGGAAGACCAGTGA
- a CDS encoding Rv2640c family ArsR-like transcriptional regulator yields the protein MPKTLPVVDISAPICCAPLAAGVMDEAAALELALRLKALADPARIQLISILMAARPGEISTGDLADTVGLSSATVSHHLSQLKKAGLVSSERRGINVFYRAEPDSLEALRAVLATCC from the coding sequence ATGCCCAAGACGCTCCCCGTCGTCGACATCAGCGCCCCGATCTGCTGTGCTCCGCTGGCCGCCGGCGTGATGGACGAGGCCGCGGCACTCGAGCTCGCCCTGCGCCTCAAGGCCCTCGCCGACCCGGCCCGGATCCAGCTGATCTCGATCCTCATGGCCGCACGTCCAGGCGAAATCAGCACCGGCGACCTCGCCGACACGGTGGGCCTGTCGTCGGCGACCGTCAGTCACCACCTGAGCCAGCTCAAGAAGGCCGGCCTCGTCAGCTCCGAGCGGCGCGGGATCAACGTCTTCTACCGGGCCGAACCTGACTCCCTTGAAGCGCTCCGGGCCGTCCTGGCCACGTGCTGCTAG
- a CDS encoding ArsI/CadI family heavy metal resistance metalloenzyme, whose product MSRVQLALNVDDLDQSIAFYTKLFGTGPAKVKPGYANFAVADPALKLVLLENPGQGGSINHLGVEVDSSDKVHAEIARLTEEQLFTEEEIGATCCFATQDKVWVTAPDAERWEVYTVLADAETFDGGHTPATTAEDSEATPAACCTPAAANCC is encoded by the coding sequence ATGTCCCGCGTCCAGCTCGCCCTCAATGTCGATGACCTCGATCAGTCGATCGCGTTCTACACCAAGCTGTTCGGCACGGGCCCGGCGAAGGTCAAGCCCGGTTACGCCAACTTCGCCGTCGCCGACCCGGCGCTCAAGCTGGTCCTGCTGGAGAACCCCGGCCAGGGCGGCAGCATCAACCATCTCGGCGTCGAGGTGGACTCCAGCGACAAGGTGCACGCTGAGATCGCCCGCCTCACCGAGGAGCAGCTGTTCACCGAGGAGGAGATCGGCGCCACCTGTTGCTTCGCCACCCAGGACAAGGTCTGGGTCACCGCCCCCGACGCCGAGCGTTGGGAGGTCTACACCGTCCTCGCTGACGCCGAGACCTTCGACGGCGGACACACTCCGGCGACGACAGCCGAGGACTCCGAAGCGACGCCGGCCGCGTGCTGCACCCCTGCGGCGGCGAACTGCTGCTAG
- the merB gene encoding organomercurial lyase MerB has protein sequence MTNPLDRLITPEGSGLDPAVLVPLLRLLSKGNPVSVEDLAAAAGLSEPDVRERLQSVSDTEYDDRDQIVGQGLTLRPTPHRFTVAGHELFTWCALDTLIFPTLLNQSATIESTSPASGQTIRISVTADTVTSIEPDTAVLSLVDPDDLSSLRTSFCNQVHFFASPHDAQTWTRENPGNQLLDITHAHALGKALAEQALISPDTARQAGCCSPDQHEGTAQ, from the coding sequence ATGACCAATCCACTCGATCGACTCATCACCCCCGAGGGGTCCGGCCTCGATCCGGCAGTCCTGGTTCCCCTACTCAGGCTCCTCTCCAAGGGAAACCCCGTCAGCGTAGAGGACTTAGCAGCTGCGGCCGGACTGTCGGAACCCGATGTACGGGAACGACTCCAATCCGTTTCCGACACCGAATACGACGATCGCGACCAAATAGTCGGGCAAGGACTGACCCTCCGTCCGACCCCGCATCGGTTCACCGTCGCAGGTCACGAACTGTTCACGTGGTGCGCACTCGACACCCTGATCTTCCCCACACTCCTAAACCAGTCAGCCACCATCGAGTCGACCTCACCCGCGAGCGGTCAAACGATCAGAATCTCTGTCACGGCAGACACCGTGACCAGCATCGAACCCGACACCGCAGTGCTATCGCTCGTCGACCCCGATGACCTCAGCTCGCTTCGAACGTCGTTCTGCAACCAAGTGCACTTCTTCGCCTCCCCACACGATGCCCAAACGTGGACGCGCGAAAATCCCGGCAACCAACTCCTCGACATCACCCACGCGCACGCCCTCGGGAAAGCTCTCGCTGAACAAGCGCTCATCAGCCCGGACACAGCCCGACAGGCCGGATGCTGCTCGCCGGATCAGCACGAAGGAACCGCCCAATGA
- the merA gene encoding mercury(II) reductase has protein sequence MSEEFDLAIVGSGAAAMAAAIRATAMGKSVVMIERGTFGGTCVNTGCVPSKALIAAAQAQHTVSDAGRFPGVGATAVPVDMAALAAGTRRLAESMRSEKYVAVADSYGWRRVQGAAAFAGTRAAPSLVVTAPDGTTETIIARRYLVATGAQPSIPSIPGLNLVDYLTSTTAMELTAVPESLLVIGGGFIALEQAQLFARLGAKVTVLVRSRIASAEDADVADALLEALADEHIEVVQLATATSVDTEAGEVVVTASSPGGQGDFRAAKLLVATGRTPNTRGLNLETVGVDTSTSGAILVSNQLRTSNPRVWAAGDVTGHPEFVYVAAAQGTTVADNMFGQTPRSLDYTHLPRVMFTSPAIGSVGMTETQALASGIRYTSSLLPLTHVPRAQVDRDTRGFIKLIADSDSHRVLGISAVANSAGEIAAAGVYILEARMTVEQVARTWAPYLTMAEGIKIAAQSFSTDIAQLSCCAS, from the coding sequence ATGAGTGAAGAGTTTGATCTTGCGATCGTTGGTTCGGGTGCTGCAGCGATGGCGGCGGCGATCCGCGCAACAGCCATGGGCAAGTCCGTGGTGATGATCGAGCGAGGCACTTTCGGCGGCACCTGTGTGAATACCGGTTGCGTGCCGTCGAAGGCGTTGATCGCCGCGGCGCAGGCACAGCACACGGTCTCTGATGCTGGCCGGTTCCCGGGGGTCGGTGCGACCGCCGTGCCGGTAGATATGGCCGCCCTGGCGGCGGGGACACGGCGCTTGGCAGAGTCGATGCGGTCAGAGAAGTACGTTGCCGTTGCGGACTCGTACGGCTGGCGCCGCGTCCAGGGTGCGGCCGCGTTCGCGGGAACGCGGGCAGCGCCATCGCTGGTGGTCACAGCTCCCGATGGGACTACCGAGACGATAATTGCTCGACGGTACTTGGTGGCAACAGGGGCCCAACCGTCGATTCCGTCGATTCCCGGACTCAATCTGGTCGACTACCTGACGTCGACGACCGCGATGGAGTTGACCGCAGTCCCGGAATCACTCCTAGTGATCGGCGGCGGGTTCATCGCGCTCGAGCAGGCGCAACTCTTCGCGCGACTGGGGGCGAAGGTAACCGTTTTGGTGCGGTCCAGGATCGCTTCGGCCGAAGATGCTGACGTCGCAGATGCTCTCCTGGAAGCGCTCGCTGACGAGCACATCGAGGTAGTGCAGCTCGCGACCGCGACCTCGGTCGACACCGAGGCGGGTGAGGTCGTCGTGACCGCCTCCAGCCCTGGTGGACAAGGCGACTTCCGTGCGGCGAAGCTGCTCGTCGCGACGGGCAGAACCCCGAATACTAGAGGTTTGAATCTGGAGACGGTTGGAGTCGACACGAGCACCAGCGGCGCGATCCTCGTGTCGAATCAGCTCAGAACATCAAACCCGCGTGTGTGGGCAGCGGGCGATGTGACCGGCCATCCCGAGTTCGTCTATGTCGCAGCCGCGCAAGGCACAACGGTCGCCGACAACATGTTCGGACAGACCCCGCGGTCGTTGGACTACACGCACCTGCCGCGCGTGATGTTCACCAGTCCGGCAATCGGGAGCGTCGGTATGACCGAGACGCAGGCCCTCGCAAGCGGAATCCGGTACACGAGCTCGCTTCTTCCGCTCACTCACGTACCCCGGGCCCAAGTTGACCGAGATACCCGAGGCTTCATCAAGCTCATCGCAGACTCCGATAGTCATCGAGTCCTCGGAATTTCGGCGGTCGCGAATAGTGCCGGCGAGATCGCCGCCGCTGGGGTCTACATCCTCGAAGCAAGGATGACCGTCGAGCAGGTCGCCCGGACATGGGCGCCCTACCTGACCATGGCCGAGGGCATCAAAATCGCCGCACAATCCTTCAGCACCGACATCGCCCAGCTCTCCTGCTGCGCTTCCTAA
- a CDS encoding heavy metal-responsive transcriptional regulator, whose protein sequence is MRIGELARKSGATPSTLRYYEEAGLLPEPGRTAGGYRNYTPDAIGIVQFIKRGQAAALTLAQVKRIIDIRGTGQAPCDHVRDQLDRSIHHLDQQIAELIALRDNITHLRQAAEHTDPKSCASEDICRYL, encoded by the coding sequence ATGCGGATCGGAGAACTCGCCCGCAAATCTGGCGCCACGCCATCGACGCTGCGGTACTACGAGGAAGCGGGGCTCCTCCCTGAACCGGGACGTACCGCCGGTGGATACCGCAACTACACCCCCGACGCCATCGGCATCGTGCAATTCATCAAGAGGGGGCAGGCGGCGGCACTCACTCTCGCGCAAGTCAAAAGAATCATCGACATACGCGGCACCGGCCAAGCCCCATGTGATCACGTACGCGACCAGCTAGACAGGTCGATCCACCACCTCGATCAACAGATCGCGGAACTGATCGCACTGCGCGACAACATCACCCACCTACGCCAAGCTGCCGAACACACCGATCCGAAGTCGTGCGCTAGCGAAGATATCTGTCGCTACCTATAA
- a CDS encoding ArsR/SmtB family transcription factor, with product MSNSIPLTDVTVRCSPLVREPLSEGQSVDLAAVFKALADPVRLRLFSLIASHEGGEACVCDISPAVDVSQPTISHHLKVLKTAGLLESERRASWVYYRVIPEVLSSLAGILQSGDPAISLEVLS from the coding sequence GTGTCGAATTCGATTCCGTTGACCGATGTGACCGTGCGGTGCTCACCGCTGGTCCGTGAGCCTCTGTCGGAGGGGCAGTCCGTCGACCTCGCGGCGGTGTTCAAGGCCCTGGCCGACCCGGTCCGGCTGCGCCTGTTCAGCCTGATCGCCAGCCACGAGGGAGGCGAGGCTTGCGTGTGTGACATCTCGCCGGCGGTGGACGTCTCGCAACCGACGATCTCGCACCACCTCAAGGTCCTCAAGACCGCAGGCCTGCTCGAGTCCGAGCGCCGCGCCTCGTGGGTGTACTACCGCGTCATCCCCGAAGTCCTGTCCTCGCTCGCCGGGATCCTGCAGTCCGGTGACCCCGCCATCTCGTTGGAGGTTCTTTCGTGA